A single Vigna radiata var. radiata cultivar VC1973A chromosome 8, Vradiata_ver6, whole genome shotgun sequence DNA region contains:
- the LOC106769701 gene encoding translation initiation factor IF3-1, mitochondrial isoform X2 gives MAFWHRIGKAKLRTLCTQFQRSYIHLHHASAPKPCHMDIPRPNSVFHARPPSVFSTVRFFAAPVQFQVKHKNEEDDPSEQRLNEKIKAPYVRLVVGDDHSIVPRFEALQRAKALKLDLVEADKTLKKDVKEVRFSEKIGAQDLKNKADTVRKLMEKGYRVKCKVSSSKEDQDLAALFSPFLALLGDACIVESGPFMAKKDAYMIVRHIKYGVAKKSGKKFSNAANIETSTANPSDSVEYESHAESNMTYSPDYQTNADAESAFLSRSNDPISPPVSENRYRRTKPQGENNDQSNAQVSPAETENRYKRVEPRNRFQQTSNNMNNYQGPGTRDAFRPPPPNQNWPRQAQGNVNVDTRIENNRQAFTPPGYGNFRGPNGGIPKHAGAPNSPRPSYGNFSASNDGLPRHPNAPDTRKTF, from the exons ATGGCGTTTTGGCACCGAATCGGAAAGGCGAAGCTCAGAACCCTCTGCACCCAATTCCAACGATCTTACATTCATCTTCACCATGCTTCTGCCCCCAAACCCTGCCATATGGACATTCCACGGCCGAATTCTGTGTTTCATGCCAGACCCCCAAGCGTTTTCAGTACGGTGAGGTTCTTCGCTGCCCCTGTTCAG TTTCAGGTAAAGCACAAGAACGAGGAGGATGATCCAAGTGAGCAACGGTTGAATGAGAAAATCAAAGCTCCATATGTCAGGCTTGTTGTGGGTGATG ACCATTCAATAGTACCAAGGTTTGAAGCATTGCAACGTGCCAAGGCGCTTAAACTTGATTTAGTTGAG GCTGACAAGACACTAAAAAAGGATGTTAAAGAAGTGCGATTTTCTGAAAAAATT GGAGCACAAGACCTAAAGAACAAAGCAGATACGGTTAGAAAGTTAATGGAGAAGGGTTATCGAGTGAAG TGCAAGGTATCATCAAGCAAAGAAGATCAGGACTTGGCAGCATTATTTTCTCCTTTCCTTGCTCTG CTGGGAGATGCGTGCATTGTGGAAAGTGGACCATTTATGGCAAAAAAAGATGCATATATGATAGTCAGACACATTAAGTATGGGGTAGCCAAGAAAAGTGGGAAAAAATTTTCTAATGCAGCAAATATAGAGACTTCAACAGCCAATCCTAGTGATTCTGTTGAATATGAGAGTCATGCAGAATCGAACATGACTTATTCTCCTGACTATCAAACAAATGCTGATGCAGAATCAGCCTTTCTGTCAAGAAGTAATGATCCTATATCTCCTCCTGTTTCTGAAAACAGGTATAGGAGAACTAAACCTCAAGGTGAAAATAACGACCAATCTAATGCACAAGTTTCTCCTGCTGAGACTGAGAATAGATACAAAAGAGTAGAGCCAAGAAACAGATTCCAGCAAACATCAAATAACATGAACAACTACCAAGGTCCAGGAACAAGAGATGCATTCAGGCCGCCCCCGCCGAATCAGAATTGGCCAAGGCAAGCTCAGGGGAATGTTAATGTTGATACCAGAATAGAAAATAACAGGCAAGCTTTCACTCCTCCTGGTTATGGAAATTTTAGAGGTCCAAATGGGGGAATCCCTAAGCATGCTGGTGCTCCCAATAGCCCAAGACCCAGTTATGGCAATTTCAGTGCTTCAAATGATGGCCTCCCCAGGCATCCCAATGCTCCTGATACTCGGAAGACCTTCTAG
- the LOC106769701 gene encoding translation initiation factor IF3-1, mitochondrial isoform X1, with amino-acid sequence MAFWHRIGKAKLRTLCTQFQRSYIHLHHASAPKPCHMDIPRPNSVFHARPPSVFSTVRFFAAPVQFQVKHKNEEDDPSEQRLNEKIKAPYVRLVVGDDHSIVPRFEALQRAKALKLDLVEVDKSAKPPVCKIMNFNQEKYKRHVLEKERAKSRADKTLKKDVKEVRFSEKIGAQDLKNKADTVRKLMEKGYRVKCKVSSSKEDQDLAALFSPFLALLGDACIVESGPFMAKKDAYMIVRHIKYGVAKKSGKKFSNAANIETSTANPSDSVEYESHAESNMTYSPDYQTNADAESAFLSRSNDPISPPVSENRYRRTKPQGENNDQSNAQVSPAETENRYKRVEPRNRFQQTSNNMNNYQGPGTRDAFRPPPPNQNWPRQAQGNVNVDTRIENNRQAFTPPGYGNFRGPNGGIPKHAGAPNSPRPSYGNFSASNDGLPRHPNAPDTRKTF; translated from the exons ATGGCGTTTTGGCACCGAATCGGAAAGGCGAAGCTCAGAACCCTCTGCACCCAATTCCAACGATCTTACATTCATCTTCACCATGCTTCTGCCCCCAAACCCTGCCATATGGACATTCCACGGCCGAATTCTGTGTTTCATGCCAGACCCCCAAGCGTTTTCAGTACGGTGAGGTTCTTCGCTGCCCCTGTTCAG TTTCAGGTAAAGCACAAGAACGAGGAGGATGATCCAAGTGAGCAACGGTTGAATGAGAAAATCAAAGCTCCATATGTCAGGCTTGTTGTGGGTGATG ACCATTCAATAGTACCAAGGTTTGAAGCATTGCAACGTGCCAAGGCGCTTAAACTTGATTTAGTTGAG GTTGATAAAAGTGCTAAGCCTCCTGTCTGTAAAATTATGAACTTCAACCAAGAAAAGTATAAGCGACATGTATTGGAAAAGGAGCGTGCTAAAAGCAGG GCTGACAAGACACTAAAAAAGGATGTTAAAGAAGTGCGATTTTCTGAAAAAATT GGAGCACAAGACCTAAAGAACAAAGCAGATACGGTTAGAAAGTTAATGGAGAAGGGTTATCGAGTGAAG TGCAAGGTATCATCAAGCAAAGAAGATCAGGACTTGGCAGCATTATTTTCTCCTTTCCTTGCTCTG CTGGGAGATGCGTGCATTGTGGAAAGTGGACCATTTATGGCAAAAAAAGATGCATATATGATAGTCAGACACATTAAGTATGGGGTAGCCAAGAAAAGTGGGAAAAAATTTTCTAATGCAGCAAATATAGAGACTTCAACAGCCAATCCTAGTGATTCTGTTGAATATGAGAGTCATGCAGAATCGAACATGACTTATTCTCCTGACTATCAAACAAATGCTGATGCAGAATCAGCCTTTCTGTCAAGAAGTAATGATCCTATATCTCCTCCTGTTTCTGAAAACAGGTATAGGAGAACTAAACCTCAAGGTGAAAATAACGACCAATCTAATGCACAAGTTTCTCCTGCTGAGACTGAGAATAGATACAAAAGAGTAGAGCCAAGAAACAGATTCCAGCAAACATCAAATAACATGAACAACTACCAAGGTCCAGGAACAAGAGATGCATTCAGGCCGCCCCCGCCGAATCAGAATTGGCCAAGGCAAGCTCAGGGGAATGTTAATGTTGATACCAGAATAGAAAATAACAGGCAAGCTTTCACTCCTCCTGGTTATGGAAATTTTAGAGGTCCAAATGGGGGAATCCCTAAGCATGCTGGTGCTCCCAATAGCCCAAGACCCAGTTATGGCAATTTCAGTGCTTCAAATGATGGCCTCCCCAGGCATCCCAATGCTCCTGATACTCGGAAGACCTTCTAG